Within the Acidimicrobiia bacterium genome, the region ACCAAGTCGCCGGCGGCGAAGAAGACCGCGGCCAAGAAGACGACCGCGTCGGCGGCGCACTGATCGGTGCGCCGGCGGCTCGACATCGAGCTGGTCCGGCGCGGCCTCGCACCGAGTCGAGCGCGCGCCGTTGAGCTGATCGCGTCGGGACGCGTGACCGTCGGCGGCGCGCCCGCCGACAGCGCGGCGCGTCAGGTGGACGATTCGGAAGCCGTTGCCGTCGCGCCCGCCGCGAACGAGTACGTGTCGCGCGGTGGGCACAAGCTGCGCGCCGCGCTCGATGCCTTCGCGATCGACGCGACGGGACGTCGGGCGCTCGACGCCGGCGCGTCCACGGGAGGTTTCACGGACTGTCTGTTGCAGGCGGGCGCGCGCGAGGTCGTCGCGCTCGACGTCGGTCGCGCGCAGCTTGCGTGGTCGCTCCGCACCGACGCGCGCGTCGTGGTCGTCGAGCGCACGAACCTTCGCGCCGTGCACGCGGGTGACCTCGGCGATCCCTTCGACCTGGTCGTCGCCGACCTCT harbors:
- a CDS encoding TlyA family RNA methyltransferase, which encodes MRRRLDIELVRRGLAPSRARAVELIASGRVTVGGAPADSAARQVDDSEAVAVAPAANEYVSRGGHKLRAALDAFAIDATGRRALDAGASTGGFTDCLLQAGAREVVALDVGRAQLAWSLRTDARVVVVERTNLRAVHAGDLGDPFDLVVADLSFISLRVVAPNLVELATPDADVVLLVKPQFEAGRDRVGKGGVVRDPGVHRDVLGAVVRDLAAAGLGVAAVIPSPVRGADGNVEFLALARPGPPTVDDAALDAVVASVPRADGSE